One segment of Thermosynechococcus sp. HN-54 DNA contains the following:
- a CDS encoding carbon dioxide-concentrating mechanism protein CcmK codes for MPIAVGMIETRGFPAVVEAADAMVKAARVTLVGYEKIGSGRVTVIVRGDVSEVQASVAAGVDSAKRVNGGEVLSTHIIARPHENLEYVLPIRYTEAVEQFRN; via the coding sequence ATGCCAATTGCTGTGGGAATGATTGAAACGCGCGGATTCCCCGCCGTCGTCGAAGCAGCAGACGCAATGGTAAAAGCCGCTCGCGTTACCCTTGTGGGCTACGAAAAAATTGGGAGTGGTCGGGTCACCGTGATTGTGCGGGGTGATGTCTCCGAGGTGCAAGCCTCAGTGGCTGCCGGGGTCGATTCTGCCAAGCGAGTCAATGGCGGAGAGGTGCTGTCCACGCACATCATTGCTCGTCCCCATGAAAACCTTGAGTACGTGTTGCCCATTCGCTACACAGAAGCGGTGGAGCAATTCCGAAACTAA